In one window of Vibrio pelagius DNA:
- a CDS encoding IS481 family transposase: MLHTSNPIIKHKAGLLNLAEELGNVSKACKVMGVSRDTFYRYQELVETGGIDALINQSRRTPNLKNRVDSETEQAVLKYAIDFPAHGQVRTSNELRKLGVFISPSGVRSIWLRNDLENFKKRLSALEKQVAENGIILTDEQVAALERKKHDDEACGEIETAHPGYLGSQDTFYVGNLKGVGRIYQQTFVDTYSKVAFAKLYTTKTPITAADMLNDKVLPFFEAHELPMLRILTDRGTEYCGRVEQHDYQLYLAINDIDHTKTKAMSPQTNGICERFHKTILNEFYQVTFRKKLYGSMEELQKDLDEWMDYYNNHRTHQGKMCCGRTPIETLEDGKSIWAEKNLAQI, encoded by the coding sequence AAACACAAAGCTGGCCTTCTCAATCTTGCAGAAGAACTCGGCAATGTATCAAAAGCCTGCAAGGTCATGGGCGTATCAAGAGATACTTTCTATCGTTATCAAGAGTTAGTCGAAACTGGGGGTATTGATGCTCTGATTAACCAAAGTCGAAGAACACCAAACCTGAAGAATCGAGTCGATAGCGAAACTGAGCAAGCCGTTCTCAAATACGCCATAGACTTTCCAGCTCATGGGCAAGTTCGAACAAGCAATGAGCTACGTAAACTGGGCGTGTTTATCTCTCCAAGTGGTGTGCGTTCAATCTGGCTTCGTAATGACTTAGAAAACTTCAAAAAACGCCTTAGTGCGTTAGAAAAACAGGTCGCTGAGAACGGTATCATCCTAACAGACGAGCAAGTTGCTGCCCTTGAGCGCAAGAAGCACGACGACGAAGCTTGTGGTGAGATAGAAACCGCGCACCCAGGTTATCTCGGCTCTCAAGACACGTTTTATGTTGGTAACCTTAAAGGTGTTGGACGCATCTATCAGCAGACGTTCGTTGATACCTACAGCAAAGTCGCCTTCGCCAAGCTCTACACGACCAAAACACCAATCACCGCGGCGGACATGTTGAATGACAAGGTTCTACCGTTCTTCGAGGCTCATGAGCTGCCAATGCTGCGAATCTTAACTGACCGAGGCACTGAATACTGCGGTCGTGTTGAACAACATGATTACCAGCTCTATCTAGCCATTAATGATATCGACCACACTAAAACTAAAGCGATGTCGCCACAGACAAATGGTATCTGCGAACGCTTTCACAAGACCATATTGAATGAGTTCTACCAAGTGACATTCAGAAAGAAACTGTATGGCTCAATGGAAGAGTTACAGAAAGATCTGGACGAATGGATGGACTACTACAACAATCATCGTACTCATCAAGGAAAAATGTGCTGCGGCAGAACACCGATAGAAACATTAGAGGATGGGAAATCAATCTGGGCTGAAAAGAATCTAGCCCAGATATAA